TATTGTGATAACTCTGCAgtagttttcttctctaagaacgacaagtattctaagggtgctaagcatatggagatcaaatacttgtctgtcaaataagaagttcagaaacaaagagtgtcaattgagcacattagcaccaatcttatgatagcagatcccttaacaaaaggattgccgcccaaaacatttaatgagcatgttgaaaggatgggcattattggacgtcattaatgtttgtattatgattgtattaagtttatgtatttgacactttgagctcacttacatgtttatgatatttcctgttttctatttagtatacattatggaaatagatgaatgttaagaaggatagtttctaaagaaacattatagTTGGACTATTAtagtacttctcatttatggatcatgttaagtaaagtgctatagttgtagtacatagaagggactatgtcgaTTTATGACATATAACCGCTATGActcgcattagttttctttacttaattgtgattattatgtgattgtcaatttaatgaaattttatagcataatcttattgtgcacattatagtcttcattaaaccatgaaaggaaaatcatatgggccaagtgggagaatgtaagaattattgtggcccatattatgtgatttattatatggtttaataatgattgaaatgctataaataatattggttatgagaaggtacgactctaataaaacgaaagggtatatcgctttgatggaaggcaccttttcaacgaacgtataaatagagtccggtcctctctccacccacatacgaacaacaagaataacaaaagaacgtattctctcctccatcaattgaatacattaaggtttagtgggttaagggagagaaatcggatttcttcttttggatcaagttcaagcgtagcgctatggataaaggtatgtcttcatctatttgtgagaatcatgaagatcaaagatccttgatttgttatgaatttccgcatcagGTTTTATATGAATTGTCTAACAATTCGTGCACGGCTTTGGCGCGGTCGTGGCTGTTTGAGTAGCGCAGCCGTGGACAATCGTTGCCAGTGGTGGTAGTTTTGGCAATAGGGGCTTCGGCAATGTTGTTGCTGCTGCGGTTTTGGCAATAGGGGCTTTGGCAACGGTGGTGCTGCGTTCCTTTTTGCggggagagggaaagagaggagagggatgCTACGTGGAAAACACGGTATCCAAGTCGACGGCAAGTCAATGGCATAAAGGTTTCGAACAAAGGGACGGCATAAAGGTTCATGTGGCCGACCCCTGGAATTTTTAAtgggaaaatataaattgaacCAATTTTCAGTTCAACATTAGtgtgaattaaaaacttaaggaataatattgaacattaaaaagaaaacttcaAAGGTCACCGTGTGTGGTGAAACATTTCTTAGGGACGTGGAGAGATGGACTTTCACAATTAGGTATGGCCCATGaaaacgaatttttttttggtcgaacatgAAAACGATTTGAACATGTACAAAACATTGCTTCCTTTTTCATTCCCATTTATCCACTTTTGCTCTTTAACACAATATATATTACTCTTTTCGAAcctaatcctaaaatttttcttttttttttttaaagtgatttttacttttgactttttgcctttccttttttgcaAATATTGCAAAATACACATTTTACatttctcatttcaaaatttatttaataaaccAGTAACATTTTGAAATGTCTTTCATCAACATTTCCCAAATCATTTAGGAACCCATTCCGTAAATCAATTTGCAACGTAATACATGCTTATAAACTTTCATGACACTTTCAATAACACATTTCTCAAACCATTCTAAATATAAAGTACTAAATGCTTGATCCGAAGCTATGcatcaaatacaaatattaaccTTTTAGCCAAATCACAATATGCACATAATATACCTCATActtttcatttgaaatatgaatttacaaattcaaataagagatgGCACCACTCATCTATAATGCCCAAACCAAGCAACGCATAATTAGACTAATCAACGATCTCGTAATCCTAACAATTAAATGAGAATCGACATTAAAACCGAACAAAACTCTAACTTAACTACAAAATGGCTAAACTACGTATAAACGCTAATGAAATGACTTATGCGTGCTAACAAATCATTCATGTGAAGTGATTACTCAAATGTAAATGCAATCCAAAACTTACCCACGAAATCCTAAAATTCTAGCTCTTACAAAATTGTTGCTCAAAAAGGACTTTCcaatccttgtggctccacgaCGCTATAATCCACAACTTCTATGAAATCTTGAAACTGCACAACTCAAAAATCGGACTACGCTGCTCAAATTTCTCAAAGATCTGAATTTAAGCCATAAATTCAGGTGTTGTGATGCAAAATTGAATGGCTTGGTGAGACATTAGTGCCAAGagccctcttctttcttcttttcctctctttcctttttctttctttctcggcGAGCTCCCGGTACCCAGCgctccttttccttttaattaacTGAGGCGCACTTTCTtactttcttttgttgacttttcaaccttctttttcttctttttgatccCACCAAAGGCAAATATTACACGGCCTCCCTTAATGAACTCGGCCACATCCCATTCGATGTAGCTGAAGCTTCCTTGGAAGCTTCATGTAACATTCTCGAATAAGAAACAAAACCAGGAAGGAAAGCGGCCAAGAGGACTAGTCTCGGCCTGCCCTAAACAAGAACATTGAAGTCTAGTAAGAAGGGGGAATGAAGATCAAGGAAGTAATTTTCAGTTATTGCTCATCTCGCAAGTTAATTTCATCCAATGCAAATGAAAAGCATCCAagcgcaaaaaaaaaaggggggaaaggCTCAATCCACCACACGTGTGCAAAAAGAGAGTGTTAggattattaaaaatgtcaaaCTAATATTCCATCACATTCGcactaaactaattttcatcgtataaaaaaatcctaagcaAGTATCCTATGACacattttatcccaaaattattGTTTTCCTAAATTAATATCCTATGACACTTGTCTTTTGGTACCCTTTACCTAAATCTCTCATCCGTGAAAATCCATACTTGTAAATACATGTGGACTTTTCACGTTGGATCTATCATTCTCAAAGTTAGATCCATCTTGCAATTGTTTACCACGTGTGTTTACATTTATGCATTATAACGGGATAATGGACGGAATGCTCACAAAATATAGAATTTGATTAGGAGACCagtttgagatattttgtgagaccaaaattagtttagggtaaatatgtgCACATGCACATTGGGAAAAAAATCACCAGCGTACTCAAAAAACACACAAATGCAATTGGCAATGcatgagaaaagaaataacaCAGAGAACTGAGAGCAAGAAAACGAAGGAAAACGGGGGAGTTTGGGAGAAAAACCCCAATGAACTGTGAGCAATTTGTGTGGGAGCTTGAGTACGAACATAGCCACTTGTTCCTTGGCCAAACATAACCTGATTCTAGGCCAAGAAGCGTGCAAATGTTCTTCTCTATTTTGCCAGTCGAAATTAGTAaattgtgcaaccaaaaccagTAGTTGCTTACGACATTTGCAAGGGTAAAGACTTCTGATTTTTGTTGCTTTGGATGTtagatatttcaataattttgaaatattggATGCTATTAAGAAGtgataaaatgtttaaaatttattgtaacCTCCATATACTaccaaatccaaaaattacCTTACCCTTTATTCCTCGGATTTTACATCACAACTTATAGTTGCAATATTTGATTTCATCCAATATGTTCGAAATGCATTACTAAGCACCTAATGGGAGAATTTGTATTTTGCCATCCACATCAAATACTCACTTTTAATTTAAAAGCTCCTATGGTTGgttaaaatgttttcaaattttaatggGGTAAACTAAGTTTCCTAAGAAACTTCCCGTACGATGACTATAACATGTCTGGCCTGAGGATAGTCTTCCACGACTACCGCTTTTACAGAGTGTCTCTCACCTTTTCTTTCGTCTCTTTCTCCATCGCTGCTTCAAAGACCAAGAAGGTCCTCTTCCTTCTTGCCTCTTCGAAAAACCcagaaaatttataataaaaaaacagagagaaacaTCCTCGGGACGTGCGTTTCAGTTCTAGTGTACCCATCAAAAGTTTTGGATTTCTTAGCTTGCTTGGTCTGTGAAGACAGAGAGAACAAGAAATGAAGGTTGATTTTGCAGGAGGTGGCGTGGGAACAGCATTCAACGAGCTGTTCACGGCCGTTAAGGAGATAGTGCAAACCGTCCGAGCGTTTGGTCCCCAGCTCAAGAAGATCGAAAACACCTTGCGCAAAATAGAACCAATCATCAAGGAATGGGACGAGTTCAACAAACGGCTGGACCGTAATCCGACAGAGATGGATCCGATCAAGGACCTATTGGATAGAGGCAAAGGACTGATCGAGAGGTGCAAAAGGATCCGCCGGCTCCACGTGTGCAAGAAGTATATGCACTCCAAGAAGCTGAAGGCATTCAATGCGGAATTATTGGGTGATTTCAAGCTTTACATCCAACTGCTGGATGCAAGAAACAACGGCGAGATGTTGTGGGAAGTGAAGGAGATCAAGATGGAAGTCAAGCAAGTCAAGGAGTTGATCTGCCCCGGTCAAGTGAACGGTGTTGCCCTCCAGAGCGGACTCGGGGCTGCGGGCAACCTCGCGGTCCCTGATGCGCCTGATTTCATTGTTGGGTCAGTGGTGGAGACGTCTTTGAGGAAGCTCAGGGAGCAGTTGCTGGAGGAGGGAGTGTCTGTGATTGTTGTGACCGCTCCAGGTGGGTGCGGGAAGACGACCCTGCTTAAGAAATTGTGTCATGACAAGGATGTTGAAGGTATGTGTGCTTAGTGTTTCGACTGATCCAGAACTAATTAAAGTAGGAAATTCATTGATTGATCCTTGCCAATCGTTCGCCTCAAAGCCTTTGGTTATCCATTCATGTGTTTAGGAGCTGTTGCTTAAACAATGTTTTACTTGTGCACATATTGACACGATCGAATCCCATTACCTGTTCTCTCTGTCAAGCGATACAGTTCCTTGTAGATGTGAATGTTTGCACAAAGATTTGCTTGGGTTTTATGCAGATGGATGTTTCATCAAGTAAAACAATCTTCTTGTCATGGtttattttcagttttgatATCATGTCCAATCTGATAAATCTTTCCTGAGCTTTTAGATATGCAATAACTCGCCTCCGTTTGATTATGCTGAGTGCCTCTCTTAATCAGTCAAAACCTACTCTTCACACACCATAGGATTCACGCTctttatttctgatttctgcTACTTAGCTCTGTTTCTTATTCTACCAAATCTAATAAACTAGAAGTGTTGCTGCAAATTTTCATACTCTTTGCAAGCGATAGGAGTCAGACTTACTGTGGTGTGCATGCATATAGGCAAATTCAACAACATCATGTTTGTCCCTGTCTCGAAGAAGCCCACCCTGACAGACATTGTCCAGAAAATGTTTCAACATAATGGTCTCAAGGTTCCTGAGATTGTAACGGAAGATGATGCAGTTCATTACATGCAGCAACTGCTCATAGATATAGGCCAAAGTCCTGTGTTGCTTGTGCTGGACGATGTCTGGACTGACTCGCAATCCATAATCGAGAAATTTGTCTTCAAGAAGATAAAACATTACAAGATTGTGGTGACATCAAGATATGAATTTCCTCATGTTGGTCTTGTGCATCACCTGAACCCACTGCCTCATGGGGAAGCCTTGGAACTTTTTCGTCAATCTGTTGCTGTTGATGGTAGAAGCTTGGTTGCACCAGATGATGATATCTGGGATAAGGTATACTCTCGCTTGTCTGCGTCCATGATAGGATTTCTTATGGTCATCAAAACtgagattatttttttctttaaagaaaaagttaaataaaatCAACCTGCCTAAGATAGGCTTACCATGTTACATCCAAGCTCTTTACCATGTGCCTAACCTATGCCAATTTTACTTTGATCTCTCTTTCATCAAATAGAGGCCATGGTTTGTACTGACCACCATTCCTATCTAAGTTCCCATAATagtttctgttttctttttccctgtgGCAGATAGTGAATCGCTGCAAGGGATTGCCGTTGGCTCTTACAGTCGTTGCCAAGTCTCTCCGAGGAAAGGATCGTTCGTTCTGGGAAACAAAGCTTCTTAATTTGTCCCGTTTGGGTTTGGACAGTGACATTCTAGATTGCCTCAGAAAGAGCTTGGATGACTTGGATGGTGACCCTTTGATCAAGGAGCATTTCATGGACCTCGGCTCATTTCCAGAGGATCGCAAGATCCCCGCCACTGCCCTTATTGATATGTGGGTGGCGTTGTACGGGCAAGATTTCAATGAAATGCAGGCTGTTAATGACCTCCATGAGCTCGTTTACAGGAACTTAGCTGATCTCGTAATCACCAGGTATGGATCTGAAGTCTCTTATTCCAATTTTTATAGTTTTCCACTGCTCTAAGTTGCCTCATCACATTGTAGTTGGCGTATGAGTAATTTTTCCTAATACGTAGCAGTTAGAATGCGTGTGAGATGGACAGAGGCATGATTAGCAGAACGCACCATCACCTACAGCCCTTTCCTCTCCAGGGGCTTCCACGAAATGAAAAGGGACGGCATCGTCGTATGCTCGACATTTGTTGCCCTAGTTTATATCCCGGAGTACTCCTATGGCCGATCTGTCACCCAATCTACTTAAACAACCTTAAAGGCTTGGCCCCATCCCGTTTGGAGAATGACCCCTTATGGCACGGCTTAGTCATTTTGGTCCAATTCCATCAATTTTTGTTGAGGCAATTGTTACTTGTTCATCGTCAACTGATCTAGCTCCTGATTTATATGACATTCTTGATCCTTCCTATGACTAGTCTTCACGGCTGGAATCAAAATACTTTCCTGTTTACCCAGAAATAGGCAAACTGGATGTTTGAATCCACACCACAATTACTGCACTTGACGTTCAGCTATAGTGTGTTCCGCATTTTGAAGGTCAAGTGGATTATACAAAGGCCTGTAAAGAACATTTTTATCTCCTGACTTGATTTCTTAAATGTGGGACAGATCAGATGTCTTTCTTTACCAGTAAATTGGTATCGTTGAATGCCTTGCATCAAACTTTAGCACAAAAACTCCATTGCAAAGGCTTATATCCGAGCTATTGCATACCTACAGGAGTGATTCAAGTGAGGAGGAGGACAAATGTTACAGCAGCCACTATGCTACACAGCACGATCTGCTTAGAGAGTTGGCTATCATGGAGTGCAACCAAGGGGAAGTAGAGAACAGAAAGAGACTCATTCTGGACTTAACCAgaaataattttcccaattgGTGGAGTAAGCAAAAGCAACCGACTCTTGGTGCTCGTCTAGTGTCCATCTCCACAGGttagaactctctctctctctctctctctctctctcaatgacctttagggaaaaattcagtTTGTTGGTAGTTACATTATCTTTAACCTTCTATGTTCATGATGCAGATGGAAGATTCTCAACACCTTGGCCAAATCTTCAATTACCTGAAGCCGAGGCTCTTGTCTTGAACATCGAGACCAACCAAACCAAAACTTATGCTTTGCCGGAATTCATTGAGAAAGCAGATAAGCTCAAAGTCCTAATAGTAACAAACTACAGTTTCTTTCCAGTTGAGCTATGCAATTTCCATGTTGTTGGGTCCAGTTTAAGGAGGATCAGGCTCGAACGCGTCACGGTTTCTTTCCAAAGCATGGGAAAGCTACGCTTGGACAATTTACAAAAGATATCCTTTTTCATGTGTGACATAGGGCAGGCTTCGACGTCGATCGACGCCAAAATCTCTTATGCAATGCCAAAATTAGTGGAGCTCGACATCGACTATTGCAATGATCTCATGACAATACCGGATAGCATTTGTGAGATAAAACCTTTGAAGAAGCTTAGCATCACAAATTGCCACAATTTCTCTGCACTTCCTGAACAGCTTGGGCAATCAACTTCCCTCGAAGTGGTTAGGCTTAATTCATGCACAAATTTGTTGCAATTACCAAACTTGATTGGAACCCTTCAAAAACTGACGTCTCTCAATATATCTGATTGCCTAAACCTAAGCACTTTGCCGAATCAAATTGGTCAACTAGATAATCTCAAGAAGATCAACATAAGAGGATGTTTGAGGTTGTCTGAGCTACCACGGTCAATCGTGAGGTTGAGGAACTTGAAGAAGGTGATTTGTgatcaagaaagagaagactTGTGGAAGCCTCTCAAGAATAGTCTCAGTAGCTTGAATATAATGGCATTTGAAGAAGAGCCTAACTTAGATTGGCTGTGTGATTAAGAAGAGGGCTATCAACCGATGATCTTTGAGCTTTTCCTATATGTTAAAGTGTTAGTCTttgaactcttttatttattggttttttttcttgctgtttGTCATATTTATTTCCTATACTTTGtacctatttattttattttattttttggaaaaatgacaaGTGATTCGTAAACTTTAATCTAATGTATAATATAATCcacgaatttttaatttgtttaaaattgtccTAGACAATAACCTAatgtttgaattttcaatttattctttaaatttttaatacataGTCACGTTTTTAGATTATATGGAAATATTCAATGTAtgacattaaacattttcatcaacTAACTTGATCATATACTAAAAACTTAcagattacattgaataaattaaaagatcaaGAATAATGTTGCATATTATGCAAATGTTCAAGaattatatttgataaattaaaagttcaaaaattatattacatGTTAGGTCGAAATTCCATGACTACTTATAacattatctttttcttttttttttttttgatgtggGTGGTTGATTGGACCAAATAATTGATGAGTAGTgccacatcatttttttttctgagccagaattttttttccttttattttttcttctttccatttcttttcttgcctTCTACCTCCTTCCCCTTCGTCTACCGCCAACAATCCCCCTGCAAATCACAACTCGTGGCGCCTTACCACCGCGACCACTTCAGCATCTCCTTTTCTGTCTCTCTTCCTCCGGCCAAAAGATTCTTTCTATCTCACGAATCTGAAGTGCAAACTCAAATCCGAGACGCTGCAACCTCGCATTTGAGgtcgtggagagagagagagagagtgagagaggtgCTTGCAATGTTATCTGAGCGAAGCTTGTGGTGGTGTTCGAGTGCGGCTTCGTTGTGGTGGTGGCTATCGGAGTGGCGCAGCAGCAGACAATCATGGTCGGTGGCGGCATTGCTTCGGCACTGGTGGCGGTGTTGGGGGAAGACTAGTAGATGATAAAAAGAGGTATGAGAGAGAGGAGCATACAGTAAAAAATGAGGCTTTTTGAGATTTGgattatttagttattttgcAAATTCCTCAACAGGAAATGACTTATAATTATCCCTAATTATTTCACAGGGTGCCCATCTTTATCAGTCAGTCATCCACTTGACTTGAGCCATCTGACATGTCCTCACAACCTTTGGATGGACCTTTTTGACCAGGAATAGTTGATTAATTTGGCAATTGTAAGgttttcatattttattcaaTTGTATAGGGAGGTGAAAGTAATAtgttcaattaaattttaatttttttatttagtcaatat
Above is a window of Eucalyptus grandis isolate ANBG69807.140 chromosome 9, ASM1654582v1, whole genome shotgun sequence DNA encoding:
- the LOC104420465 gene encoding probable disease resistance protein At5g66900; this encodes MKVDFAGGGVGTAFNELFTAVKEIVQTVRAFGPQLKKIENTLRKIEPIIKEWDEFNKRLDRNPTEMDPIKDLLDRGKGLIERCKRIRRLHVCKKYMHSKKLKAFNAELLGDFKLYIQLLDARNNGEMLWEVKEIKMEVKQVKELICPGQVNGVALQSGLGAAGNLAVPDAPDFIVGSVVETSLRKLREQLLEEGVSVIVVTAPGGCGKTTLLKKLCHDKDVEGKFNNIMFVPVSKKPTLTDIVQKMFQHNGLKVPEIVTEDDAVHYMQQLLIDIGQSPVLLVLDDVWTDSQSIIEKFVFKKIKHYKIVVTSRYEFPHVGLVHHLNPLPHGEALELFRQSVAVDGRSLVAPDDDIWDKIVNRCKGLPLALTVVAKSLRGKDRSFWETKLLNLSRLGLDSDILDCLRKSLDDLDGDPLIKEHFMDLGSFPEDRKIPATALIDMWVALYGQDFNEMQAVNDLHELVYRNLADLVITRSDSSEEEDKCYSSHYATQHDLLRELAIMECNQGEVENRKRLILDLTRNNFPNWWSKQKQPTLGARLVSISTDGRFSTPWPNLQLPEAEALVLNIETNQTKTYALPEFIEKADKLKVLIVTNYSFFPVELCNFHVVGSSLRRIRLERVTVSFQSMGKLRLDNLQKISFFMCDIGQASTSIDAKISYAMPKLVELDIDYCNDLMTIPDSICEIKPLKKLSITNCHNFSALPEQLGQSTSLEVVRLNSCTNLLQLPNLIGTLQKLTSLNISDCLNLSTLPNQIGQLDNLKKINIRGCLRLSELPRSIVRLRNLKKVICDQEREDLWKPLKNSLSSLNIMAFEEEPNLDWLCD